CACCATCTGTTGCTCAAGTTTATGGTGCGGCGCGATTGGTAATAATCTATACGGTTTCTGCGATCGCAGGTTCTCTTTTAAGTAGCGCAGCCGCCCATTATTTAGTGGGAGTCCCCAAGATTCTCCAGGGTGCTAACCTAACAGTGGGAGCGTCGGGAGCCTTTTTTGGGTTGTTAGGGGCGTTAGTATCGTATGGACAACTTAGTGGCAGCAGTGCCGTTAAGCAAAAAGCTACAAGTTATGCCGTAGGTATGTTCCTGTTTGGATTTATTATGCCCAATGTTGACAACTGGGGGCACTTGGGTGGTTTCTTGGGTGGATGGGCGATCGCTCGATTAAAGTGGCTATACAATGGCAAACCTGAAGGTCAAAATCATTTATGGGTAGCGATCGCTTGTCTAGCTCTAACCCTCCTCAGCATTATTGCATCTGTCTTGCATGCACTATTCATCCTTGCTGGATAAACTAACTAAAATTGCAAACATAATTAGGAGACTAACTGATGAGTTGGCGCGGGTCTAACACAATTCAAGACAAAATTTTTGCTTGCTTAACATACCTAGTACCTCTAGTGGAAGTGCTGAGGTTTGGCGCTTTTCTATTCGCGCTCCTTCCTCCCTTAGCAGTATTGTTTTCACCCCTGTTTTTCCTATTACCCATCTACGGCTCTTATTGGGGTCTGGTAGCACTAGCGATTTTCTTTGGCCTTTATTTTGGGGTTGTGAGAAATCAAAGCTTAAGTTACTTCCTTCGTTTCCACACGATGCAGGCGCTGCTGCTGGGGATTTTTGCATGGCTGTGTGAGTACTTGTTGCAACTTTTTGGTCTCTCACAACAACTGGTATTCGGGGGTTTCCCCACTGCAAACGATCCAATGGAACTGCTTGTGGCTATCGTCTCTAGCGCCATTTTTATCTTTGTGGTTGGTGGATCGATATATTCGATTTTCCAAGCTTTGCGCGGTGAAACGGCCAAAATTCCCATAATTTCTGACGCTGCTAATTCCCAGGTTTAGAGCGGGTGTAGTTAGTAAAGAACGACAGATTTAACCTATTCTGTCGCTCTCTTAGGACTAGCGTTTTGGCAGATGCCAACATCTGCTTATTTATCCTTACTGCCGCATGGCAACCGTGTTTTCCAGCTTGCCAATGCCTTCAATTTCGACTCGGACGCGATCGCCTACCTGCAACGGCCCCACTCCTTCTGGCGTCCCTGTCAACACCACATCTCCCGGCAACAGTGTCATCACCTGGCTGATATAAGACACTAAAAAATCTGGCGCAAACACCATTTGATCGATCTGCGCTGACTGGAAGGGCTGAGAATTATCATTGACAAAAGTTTGCAAACGTGCAGCAGGACTTATTTCGCGAACAATCCAGGGGCCAAGGGGACAAAAAGTATCAAATCCTTTACCCCGCGTCCATTGACTATCGCGCTTTTGCAGATCGCGTGCGGTGACATCATTGGCAATGGTATAACCCCAGATTTTCCTCCTGGCTTCCTCTGGCGTACAGTCAAAAACGCGATCGCCAATCACAATCGCCAACTCTCCCTCATAATCCACCCGCTGCGATTGTCGCGGGTATAGGATTTCGGCTCCAGCAGCGATAACTGTGGTGGGCGGTTTGAGAAATAGTAATGGCTCTTCGGGTACAGGCGTGCCCATTTCAGCAGCGTGATCGGCATAATTTTTGCCTACGGCGACAACTTTTGAGGGCGCACAGGGAGCTAGCAGTTGGTAACTATCTGGTTCTAACTCTCGTGAAGCAATCTGCCCGTGTAACCAGGGCGGTGCATCCAGTACCTGGACGGCTCTGTTGAGTTGCAGTATCCCGTAGTGGATATGTCCTGTTGAGGTTTTGACTCTGACGTAGCGCTGCGCCATAAGGGAATTGATTTATGTTCGATTAATCTCATGCGAAAGCTGTTTAGAAGTTTAAGATGCCGTTTGCCCTGGTAATTAGCTAGAATTTTGTACTGGTAGGTAGTAAGATTTTAATTCCTTGCTTCTCCAACAGCTGAGAGGTTCGGCTGGTGTAAATAGAGGCGCGATCGCTCGCGTCTTTAGAAGAAGCCTTATTGTCCACAAGGAAATTTGTCCATGAATTACGTTTACGAGACAATGTACATCCTCCGCCCCGATTTGGGAGAGGAATTAGTTACACAGGCGATCGCCAAATACCAGAACCTGGTTAGCGACAACGGAGGAACTGACGTTGAAAGCCAGCATCGCGGTAAGCGCCGTCTGGCTTATGAAATCCAACGCCAACGCGATGGCATCTACATCCAGTTGAACTATAAGGGCAATGGTACCCAAGTAGCTATCTTAGAGCGGGCAATGCGCCTGAGCGAAGAGGTGATTCGCTACTTGACCATTAAACAGGAAGTGCCTAAAGAAGAAGCAACTGAAGAGCAAGAAGTAGCTGAGGTAGAAGCCTAGTTATTTGTGATAGGGGTGGGCATTGCCCACCTTCTTGTTCTGAACTTCTGAATATTTGTTACAAATTGTTTCAAGAGGGCGATCGCAGCGAGCAGTTATTAGTCAAGAGTCATTAGGCATCAGTCGCTCAACACAGGACGATGGCTAAGAAGGTGGGACAGATTGAGTATTGTCCTGACCTAAAGGCAAAAGATGGGAAAAAGGGTGTATGCACCCGCATTGCTCTAAGCTGCGGATCGGTCGTATACTTCGCGATCGCAGTAATATGACAAAGCGGGTATAAGTGAATCTGCCACCCCTATCGCCCGCAAGATCGTGACTGACACTGCTCCTCCAAAAGTTTCGAGCTGGAATCGACAAACCTATCAACGCTTGAAACTAGCGCTGAGTCTTGGTCTGCGTCGTCAAATTTATCTAGCGGTCTGCGATGACTTAATTTTGCGGAACCGGATTGCAAATAGGTTATACGCCGAGTTGGGCCATCCCCAACTGGTTAACATCAACCTAAACCCTCAGCAGCCGAATCCTATTGCTCAGATTGCACAATGGTTCGCCACCCGAAGCATACCCCGCGTCTCTCTGGGCGCTCCCGCATTTCAGATTTTGGGGGTTGAGCTATTAACCAAGCAATCGGCATCCGTACAAGCCTTATTCCTAAGACATCTAGGGGCAATCGAGCGCAGCATGCTTCTTGGCCCAGAGCCAATAAATAACGTTTCCCTGTTGCTCTGGCTGCCCCAACCCTGGTTTCATAGCATCCAGCAGTCAGCCCCTGAGTTTTGGCGCTGGCACACTGGCGTATTTGAATTTGAAGGCGAACCGACACCATTACCGCCGACTCAACGACACAGACCAGAGGTTTCCCTACGAACAGCAGTAGGAGAAGAGACGCCAGTGCGCGGGGAAAACCTAAAGCACATCGTTCCCATTGACCTAGCTGGAGAACGTCGCGATCGCGAACAGAAGGAGGAGATAAAAGAAAGTCAAGAGCAAAGATCTAGGAATCAGGAGTTACAAAATGCTCCTGCTAATACTTCCAGAACTGCTCAAAACCCAGATGAACGCAGCGGCGGGGTAATCCTGCCAGCTTTGCAGGAGATCGACCAATTAGCCAAATCTTCGCCCGATCCCACCGTTTTAGTCGAAGCTTATTTAAAACTGGGAAATCATTATCGCGATCGCGTCGAACAGGGAGACGCCACACCGGAAAACCTGATTACCGCTATCCAAGCCTACGAACGGGCGCTGCAATGTGTAGGAACAGACTACGCACAAGCATCAGACATCCTCAATGACCTGGGCAATCTCTACTGGATGCTCTCGCGCTCTTCCGCCAGTCCCGAAGAGATTCTCTCCTACCTGGAGCAAGGCATTCAAGCGTATCATCTCGCCTTAACTAAGGTAAGTGCAGATGCGTCTCCACTGGCCTACGCGATGATTCAGAATAACTTGGGTGCAGCCTACGGAGATTTAGCCCGCTATCGAGACAGCGCTATTAACTTAGAGCTAGCGGTACAAGCATATCAACAAGCCCTGCGCTATCGCCGACCTCTGATAGAAGGCGAAGATGCAACAGTTGCTATGCGGTATGCTTCAACGCAGAATAATTTGGGCACAGCTTATTGGCATCTAGCCCAGCACCAAGATCCGCACAAAAACCTGAAGTTAGCGATTGACGCCTATAGCGAAGCAGTTTCCTACTATCACCCAGAGCAAGAGCCGATCAACTGGGCGATGATTCAAAATAACCTGGGGACAGCCTACTGGAATCTTGCCCAGTACGAACAGCCAGAAGAATTTTTGCCCAAGGCAATCGAAGCCTACCAGAATGCCCTCAAGTATCGCACCCCAGAGGTGGTTCCTGCCGCCAGCGCTGCCACGCAGAATAACTTAGGTACGGCTTACTGGCATTTGGCTAACTCGTCTCAATCCGACCCTTTGATGCGGCAGGAGTATTTGCGATTGTGTATTATGGCTTACCTTAGCGCGATCGCCCTGGCTCATGGCTTGGCAACAAGTACTCCCCAAGTAGTAGTGAGCTTCGACGTGTTTGCGACTTACAATAATTTGGGACTGGCGCAGTACCAGGTGGCAACGGATAGTCAGTTTTCCTTAGAGAGCAAACAGAAGTCCGCTCATCTGGACGCAGCACTGCACCACCATTTGCTAGCGTTGCAGGGTTTTAGCAACCAAATTAGGAGCGTTGGCACCCCCGTTCCCTTAACCGATAATTACCAAGCAGCGCTAAATTACGTTGTGAGGACGATTCGCACTTTCTACCGCGAAGAAGGCATACAGGGGCAAAGTCGCGCTCTTTCTAAGGTTCCGGGGCAATTTTTGCCGGAAATATTACCAAAACTGTAACCTAGCTGCGCTCATTCACGTTTAGTCAATCCTTATTTGGGGGGATTAGGACATGAGAGCGATCGCGAATAGGGAATTATTTGCTTAAAACTTCAGAATGCATAATTAATAACTCATAATTTTAATAATGGAATCATTTGGCCGTATTGTGCCCCCTACATTGCCTAGCAGCTCCTACCTCGACCTGTTTCCTTTTGAACTGGATGATTTCCAATCCAGAGCGATCGCCGCTCTAGACGCGGGTCGCTCAGTTGTCGTGTGTGCCCCAACAGGATCGGGCAAAACCTTAATTGGCGAGTACGCCATTTACCGCGCCCTCAAGAGGGGGGGCAGGGTATTTTACACAACTCCCCTCAAAGCACTCTCTAACCAGAAATTTCGCGATTTTCGCGATCGCTTTGGAGTCAACCTAGTAGGCTTGCTCACTGGCGATAACTCGATCAACCGAGAAGCGCCAATTCTGGTAATGACAACAGAAATCTTCCGCAATATGCTCTACGGTACGCCCATAGGCGAAGTTGGCACCTCCCTGGTTGGTGTCGAAGCCGTAGTCCTAGATGAGTGCCACTATATGAATGACCGACAGCGTGGCACTGTTTGGGAAGAATCGATTATCTATTGTCCTGCTGACATTCAGCTATTAGCTCTTTCAGCAACAGTAGCCAATAGCGACCAACTAACTGATTGGCTAAATCGGGTTCACGGTGCAACCGAGCTAATATACTCCGACTTTCGACCAGTCCCCCTAAACTTTCACTTCTGCAACCCTAAAGGGCTGTTTCCGCTTCTCGATGACAACCAGAAAAAAATTAACCCGCGCCTAGTAGGGACAAAAAGGCGCAAGCAGGCAGAACAAGGCTCCCGCCAGCGAGAAGAAAGCCCTAGCTTGGGTTTCGTCGTTTCTGCACTGTGGGAACGAGATATGTTACCCGCAATTTATTTCATATTTAGCCGCCGGGGTTGCGATAAAGCCGTCGAGGAAATGGGAGACCTCATCCTCGTGAATCGCGGGGAACGCGAGGTACTTAAGCAGCGAATTGAAGAATTTTTGGCCAAAAATCCGGATGCTGGTTCACCAGGAAGAGTTCAAGCTCTCTTGCGGGGAATTGCTTCTCACCACGCGGGAATTTTACCAGCCTGGAAGGGGTTGGTGGAAGAATTGTTCCAAATGGGTTTGGTTAAGGTCGTGTTTGCTACGGAAACGCTGGCAGCGGGAATTAATATGCCTGCGCGAACAACAGTAATTTCCAGCCTTTCCAAGCGCACCGACGACGGACACCGACTGCTCAAGGCAAGCGAATTCTTGCAAATGGCGGGTAGGGCAGGCCGTCGTGGGATGGATACTGTCGGCCATGTAGTGACATTGCAGACGCCGTTTGAAGGTGCGAAAGAAGCGGCATATTTGGCGACATCCCAGGCTGACCCCTTGGTGAGTCAGTTTACCCCTAGCTACGGCATGGTGCTGAATTTGCTGCAAACGCATACTTTGGAAGAAGCAAGGGATTTGATTGAGAGGAGCTTTGCCCAGTATTTAGCGACACTGTATCTGAAACCGCAAGAACAAGCGATCGCCGATCTAACGGCTGAAGTAGAGCAAATCGAAGCTGATTTAGCAGTTATAGACCCCAAGCAAGTGGCAAGTTATGAAAAACTCTTGGGGAGGCTTAAAGAAGAGCGGCGATTATTAAAAATGCTGGTTGATGACGCCGAAGAAGTAAGAACCTCAGAAACTGCCAAGGCGCTAAATCTTGCTTCACCGGGAACCGTCCTACACTTGAAGGGCAAGCACGTACCTGTTTCGTCGCCGCTACCAGCCGTATTAATAGGAAAAGTACCCGGTCGCGGTCAAGCTCCCTATTTGATTTGCTTGGCACAGGATAATCGGTGGTACGTGGTGACAACAGTGGATGTGGTGGGGTGTTCTTTGGAGGACAGACTGCCCGTTCCCACCAAGGCTTTACCTATTCCTCCAGACGAGCTTAACCTGACTAAAGTAGGCGATCGCAAGCGAGGCGACCCATCTACCGCCGAATTTGCTGCAAGTATTCCTGCATCATACTCGCCCGTAACTGAAGAACCAGAGGTGATGGAGCAATTTCAGCACGTTGAGGCGGTGAAAGCGCTTTTGGATACACATCCAATGCGACAGTGGGGCAATCCCACCACTCTGCTCAAGCGCAATGCCAAGCGCTTGACCTTGTGCCAAGAAATAGCAGAACGCAAAGCCGAACTGCGCGAAATTTGGGCGCATCACTGGCAAGAATTTCTCGACCTTATTGAAATTTTGCAACGCATGGGGGCTTTGGATGGATTAAAGCCCACCCGACTGGGAGAAGCCGCTGCGGCAATTCGGGGCGACAATGAGTTGTGGCTGGGGATGGCGCTGATGTCGGGGGAACTAGATGATTTAGACCCCCATCACTTAGGAGCTGCGTGTGCCGCTTTGCTGACAGAGACGCCCCGCCCCGACAGCTGGACGCGCTATGAGTTATCGCCTCGCGTGTACGAGGGTTTGGGTGGGTTGCGCCCTCTACGTCGCAGTTTGTTCCAGATGCAGCGTCGATATCGGGTTGCGCTGCCAGTATGGTCTGAGGCAAGCTTGGTTAGTTTAGTAGAGCAGTGGGCATTGGGTGTGGAATGGCCGGAATTATGCCGTAACACGAGTTTAGATGAGGGGGATGTAGTGCGGATTTTGCGCCGCACGGTGGATTTCTTATCTCAAATTCCCCACGTACCCGGAATATCAGAGGTGTTGCGTCGCAATGCTATTCGGGCGATTCAGCTAATCGATCGCTTCCCAGTTAATGAGGTTGTTGCTTAAAAATTCAGGGACTTGGATTAATTAAGAATAAAGAATTATAGATGATAAAAATATTTTTTCATTTATAATTCTTTGTTTTTACTATTTAATAGTTGCAGCACACATTAACAGTCTTAAAGACTTAGGGTAAAAGAAGGTAGCTCTGCTTATAAAGCAATAGGGTTTATTTAGGGCTAAAAATCAAAAATTGTGTAGGTTAGGTTGAGGAATAAAATTCAACTATCGTAAGTATTATTTGGGCTTTATTACCGATAAGAGCAACACACAATTATTTTTAGGTGAAATTTATTAATTTATAATCTATAAATTAATAAATTTGTTATTTTTAGAAATTAGTTAATTTATAGTTAAAAAGAGCTGGTTTTGTTTAGGAGCGATCTGTGTTTCAAAGGCGCGTGCAAAACGCAAAAGAAAGAATTTTTTCTGTTATTATAAGTGGTTCATTTTTAGTTTTGCCTTCTTCAGCCAATGCACAAATGTCCCAATTGGGGGTTGTAAGAAGTGGGGAGAATCAGGGGCAATGGTCAGGGATTACGGCACGCTTGCGGGCTAGCGGTGTCGCTTATTGTGTAGTTGATTTGCAACAACTGAAGTCAGCAGCTAATTTGGCAGGGACGCAAGTTTTGTTTTTGCCCAATGTGGAGACGCTGACTGACGTTGAGGTAGGAACGTTACAAGATTGGATGGACAAAGGGGGGCGGACGATAGTTAGCGGTCCGACAGGAACTCTATCAAGTCCTAACGTAAGATCTGCTTTGCGATCGCTCTTTGGGGCATACTGGGGGTTTGCGATCGCAACTCCAACAAACCTGCAACCTAACACAGAGAAGACTATTGAATGGGTAAAAGCAGACGGGCTTGCTGGCTCGGGGATCGGGGGCGCGGTTATTCCCACCGCATTGACCAGTCAAACAGCGGCTTTCTGGAAGTCCGACAACAACAATAGTAATGCCCCAGCTGTGGTGGCGACCGATAAAACCGTATTTTTTGGGTGGCGCTGGGGCATTGATACAGGTTTGTCCGCAGAGGTTGATAGCGGATGGCTGAAGGCGGCGTTGGGTCGCTACGGGCAGGAGAGATTAATCTCAAGCGTACCCCCAACGGGGCCAGAACAGCCTTGCCGCGCTTCTGCTGCTGTTTCTACCCGGCAGGCAGAGGCGGCTAAACCTACTACGGTTGGAGCGAATAGGGCGCTATCGTCTCGTGCCATCTCAACCGCGCCTGCGACTACTAGAAGCAGCGCGGGAGCGAATCAATCTCCAAAAAATCAAGCTATACGTCCGGGTTGGCTAGAATTGCCCAACGCGATCGCGATGGATAAGTTGAAAACTCCAGGCGTACCGATCGTACAGGCAAGCGATCGCGCCTCAACCAGCATTGCGGCTCCGTTGACTGTCGAAAATACTAGACAAGGGGAGCAGAGGGTAATTTCTCAGGCTCCAGTTCCCATTCAAAGCAGCCGCGCTGTTCAATTAGCAGCTCAACAGGTGACACCAACTGAGGTAGAAACCCTGAGATCTACCATCCCGCCTATAACGACTCTTGCACAGAGGAGTTTAGTACAGTCTGTACCCGCGATGCGTCAGGATCTGGAAAATCTCATAGGTAGAGTCGAGAGTGCCTTTATTACCGCCAGCGCCCAAACCAGCACTGAAGAAAAAGGTTTAAGGAACTGGCAAACTTCATCAGCCAGTCCGCAATCGTCAGTTATTAGCAAGGTTCCGGCAACTGAAGCGGCTAGAGCTGGTTTGCAGAAGTTTATCGACTTAGTTGCAGTACAGAATTATAGTGGGGCGCGAGAGCAGTGGACGCAGTTGCGGCGATCGCTATTGCAACAGTATCCCACCAACCGCAAAATTGCCCAGCCGGAGATTCGGGCTATGTGGTTAGACAGAGGCACCATTGTTAGTGCTGGATCGCCAAAAGCTTTGGCACGAATTTTCGATTCTATGGCAGCAGCCGGGATTAATACAGTCTTTTTTGAAACCGTTAACGCTGGCTATCCCATTTACCCCAGTCGCATCGCACCAAAGCAGAATCCTATGGTTCGGGGGTGGGACCCTATGGAGGCGGCTGTCAAGTTAGCCCACGAGCGAGGCATGGAATTGCACGCTTGGGTTTGGGTATTTGCCGCAGGCAACCGCGTACATAATCGTTTGCTCAACCTGCCAGATAATTATCCAGGGCCATTAGTGGAGGCCCATCCAGACTGGGCGGCTTCTGATAAACAGGGGCGCATATTCGATCCGCGTTCGGGGAAAGTGTTTTTAGACCCAGCTAATCCAGAGGTGCGACGCTATCTTTTGGATCTGATAGGGGAAATTGCCCTTAGGTATAAGGTCGATGGCGTCCAGTTGGATTATATTCGCTATCCTTTTCAAGAACCTAGCCTGAACCAGACTTACGGCTACGGGAAGGCGGCTCGTCAACAGTTTAAGCAATTGACAGGGAGAGATCCGATCGCCATTACTGCATCGCAAGCCGACCTGTGGGATAGTTGGACGCAATTTCGCATTTCTCAAATTGATTCTTTTGTCACTGAGGTATCTCAACGCCTGCGTAGCCAACGCTCCGACATTATTTTATCTGCGGCTGTGTTTCCCATGCCCAAACAAGAGCGCTTGTCAAAACTGCAACAAAATTGGGAAACCTGGGCGCTACGCGGCGATATAGATATGTTAGTGCCGATGACTTATGTCTTGGAGGCAAATCAATTGCAGCATATGGCGAGGCCACTTTTTAATGAATCGGCGCTAGCTGCAACTTTGATCTTGCCGTCTGTGAGGCTTTTGAATTTGCCAGATGTTGTGGCGTTCGATCAAATTCAGTTGTTGAGAGATTTGCCAGCAGGCGGTTACGCTTTGTTTGCTTATGAGAATTTCAACGGAAATCTGCAAGGGATTTTCAATCGCACTCAGGGCAAACCGGAAAAAGGTTCTACTTTTGCAGATTTATGTCCTACGAGTTCTGATAGTCAAGATGTTTGTCTGACAACAGAGGCGATTCCTTATCGGCAGCCTTTCCAGGCGGCGGCTAGCCGTTATGCAGTTTTACAAGCTGAATGGAGTTATTTAAAGACTAATAACCAAATTTGGATAAAAGAGCCTGCACTGTCGCAATGGGGGAAAGAAGCACTAGAACTATCAGAGGCGCTAAATCAACTAGCGAGGGAGCCTTCGAGGGAGAAGTTTGCATATGCTACAGCAGCTATGCGGTCTTTCCGGTCTGAATTCCGCAAATGGATGCAGTTGCAAGCAATACAACAGCCATATCAGGTGCAGATGTGGGAAAACCGTTTAGCGACAGTAGAAAGGTTGTTGAAATATGGAGAGCGATCGCGGTTGACTAGGGGGGTAAAAAAGTAAAAAGGCTAGTCTGAAAAATTCTTACAAGGCCTTTTTACTCTCACACCGGGAGGTACGCCAAACTTGCCAACTGGTGTAACCCAGCAGCAAGGTCGTACCCAAGGCAAAAGCCACACCCCTGGGCAACCCAGCAAAAGCAAGGGCTAAACTCCCCACCCACAAAGTCAGAGTGTAGATAAACAAAACTGTTAATCTGTGCGACAGACCTGCTTGCAGCAACCTGTGATGCAAATGGCGTTTATCCGCTGTAAAAGGCGACTTACCGTGTCGCAGCCGCGCCAAAATAACCACTGACATATCCACAATCGGCACAGCCAAAATCAGGTAAGGTACTGTACTCTTTACTAGGCCGATCGCTGCGACACCAGCAAGGGTAAACCCGATAAAATATGCGCCCCCATCGCCCATAAAAATTTGAGCGGGGTTAAAGTTGTAGCGCAGAAATCCCAGAGAGCCACCCGCAAGAGCCGCTGCAATTAGAGCCGCTGCGGGTTGGTGCATGAACAAGCTAACAATCAACATAACTACGGCGGCGATGCCAGAAACGCCAGCTGCCAGACCGTCTAGACCATCAATCCAGTTGATGGCATTTGCCATACCCACCAGCCAAATAATCGTTATTGGCCAGCCGATGGAGTCTGGCAAAGTTACAAGTCCAATTCCGGGAATGGTAAGGAACTCAATTTGCACGCCACTATGCCACGCCCAACTAGCAACGATCGCTTGCATCAGCAGCCGGACAAAAGGCGACAGATTGAATAAGTCGTCTGCAAGGCCGATCAAAAAGAATCCCAGCCCACCTAACGTGACCGCCCAAATCTCTGACTCTTTCTCTGGCGGCAGAACGCCAAAACCTCCCGCATTCCAAACAATCACTAGAGCAATTATGGTGCCTGCAAAGATAGAGACACCTCCCAGCCGTACCATCGGGCGATCGTGGACTTTTCGTTCGTTAGGCTTATCGACACGTCCGCTTTTAAGACCAATTTTTTTAACAACTGGTGTTGTCCAGAGGACAACAAAGCCGGAGATGAGAAAGGCAAGCAAATGGTATAGCTGGGGAGGCATTGCAAATTAGGTAGAATCGTAGACAGTGATAGGTGTCAGCCAGAGTCTACTACAATTTCAATCCCTGAGCCGGGATTTTGACTTTTACTCTCAAATTACAATTTAAATCCCTGATGGATATTCCTACAGCCTAACCGGGCGGGGGTCGCTACAATACCCCATTACCCTCACTTTGTTGTATTGAACGCTGTAACAAAGCAGCATATGAAAACCGCCTTAACTTAAATCACTTCACATCTTGCACTAATCCCTGAGAATGGACTAACGGAAGTTTTGTTTGTCTAGCTGCGGTTTCAATCGCCAGGTCTAAGATGTGGGGTCAAGTTTCATAGGTCTTGCAGAGGTGGTATGTATAGTATTTCCTCAGCGGACAAATGACGATTAAATAAGTCTTCTCAACGTTTCTAACAACACCTCTTGGCTAAAAGTGCCTTTGGTGATGTAAGCATTAGCGCCAGCTTCAGCCCCCCTGCGTTTATCTTCATCGCTGGCTAGAGATGTGACCAAAATTATGGGTAATTCGTTATATTCCTTATGCTGACGAATCCTTGCTGCAAAACCCAATCCATCTAGATTGGGCATTTGCACATCTGAAATCACCGCATCAAAGGAACGGGTTCTTAGTTTGTTGTAGCCGTCCAAACCGTCTACTGCTGTTACTACTTCATAACCCGCACCTTCTAGAATGCGCTTTTCTTGAGTGCGAATGGCGATTGAGTCTTCGGCTAATAAAATAACTGGTTTGCTGTTAACTAATTGCAAGGATGTAGCGTCAGATTGCCTGACCGCTATTGCCGAAAAGGATGCGGCTTGTTTCTGCACCGATTTAATCAAATCAGGGGGGTTTAAGATCGTGCAGACTTCACCTGTGCCGAGTATGGTTGCACCAGCAACATTACGAACCCGCTTCAATAATTTACTCTGGGGTTTAATTACTACATTTTGTTCGTCTAAGAGGGCATCGACAAAGATGCCAAGCCGCTGTTCGCCCAGCATTAGAATAATGCAGGGTTGGGCGTAATCCTCTGCTAATTTTTGGATGATTGAGTCTTGGGGCGATAATTCCAGGAGGTCGGCTAGTCGAGCGACTGATACTGGCTGACCGTCCAGATTTATTGTTTCCCGACCTTCAATAGCAAAAATGTCTTGCTTGGGCACTAGGCGAGTAGTTTGCACGTACTCGACTGGCAAGGCGTAGGAGTTACCTGCCACTTCTACAATCAGTACGTGCGTTGTTGCCAGGGTCGTGCTTAGGAAGATTCGGAAGGTACATCCCTGTCCTGGTATTGATTCAACGAGTATGTTTCCTTTGAGTCGCTCTACGTTTGTGCGAACAACGTCCAACCCGACGCCTCG
The sequence above is a segment of the Microcoleus sp. FACHB-831 genome. Coding sequences within it:
- a CDS encoding rhomboid family intramembrane serine protease codes for the protein MLKRQTSGAVVCPSCNQTVDVTDKTCSHCGRKNPSMWGFAGDLTSLGRDLGFIRIINWGCILLYIASLLVDIRGIRNGNVWNLLSPSLESLFLFGASGSIPVFEVGRWWTVFTAAWLHGSILHITFNLLWIREIAPSVAQVYGAARLVIIYTVSAIAGSLLSSAAAHYLVGVPKILQGANLTVGASGAFFGLLGALVSYGQLSGSSAVKQKATSYAVGMFLFGFIMPNVDNWGHLGGFLGGWAIARLKWLYNGKPEGQNHLWVAIACLALTLLSIIASVLHALFILAG
- a CDS encoding Tic20 family protein, with the protein product MSWRGSNTIQDKIFACLTYLVPLVEVLRFGAFLFALLPPLAVLFSPLFFLLPIYGSYWGLVALAIFFGLYFGVVRNQSLSYFLRFHTMQALLLGIFAWLCEYLLQLFGLSQQLVFGGFPTANDPMELLVAIVSSAIFIFVVGGSIYSIFQALRGETAKIPIISDAANSQV
- a CDS encoding fumarylacetoacetate hydrolase family protein; translation: MAQRYVRVKTSTGHIHYGILQLNRAVQVLDAPPWLHGQIASRELEPDSYQLLAPCAPSKVVAVGKNYADHAAEMGTPVPEEPLLFLKPPTTVIAAGAEILYPRQSQRVDYEGELAIVIGDRVFDCTPEEARRKIWGYTIANDVTARDLQKRDSQWTRGKGFDTFCPLGPWIVREISPAARLQTFVNDNSQPFQSAQIDQMVFAPDFLVSYISQVMTLLPGDVVLTGTPEGVGPLQVGDRVRVEIEGIGKLENTVAMRQ
- the rpsF gene encoding 30S ribosomal protein S6; amino-acid sequence: MNYVYETMYILRPDLGEELVTQAIAKYQNLVSDNGGTDVESQHRGKRRLAYEIQRQRDGIYIQLNYKGNGTQVAILERAMRLSEEVIRYLTIKQEVPKEEATEEQEVAEVEA
- a CDS encoding tetratricopeptide repeat protein is translated as MTDTAPPKVSSWNRQTYQRLKLALSLGLRRQIYLAVCDDLILRNRIANRLYAELGHPQLVNINLNPQQPNPIAQIAQWFATRSIPRVSLGAPAFQILGVELLTKQSASVQALFLRHLGAIERSMLLGPEPINNVSLLLWLPQPWFHSIQQSAPEFWRWHTGVFEFEGEPTPLPPTQRHRPEVSLRTAVGEETPVRGENLKHIVPIDLAGERRDREQKEEIKESQEQRSRNQELQNAPANTSRTAQNPDERSGGVILPALQEIDQLAKSSPDPTVLVEAYLKLGNHYRDRVEQGDATPENLITAIQAYERALQCVGTDYAQASDILNDLGNLYWMLSRSSASPEEILSYLEQGIQAYHLALTKVSADASPLAYAMIQNNLGAAYGDLARYRDSAINLELAVQAYQQALRYRRPLIEGEDATVAMRYASTQNNLGTAYWHLAQHQDPHKNLKLAIDAYSEAVSYYHPEQEPINWAMIQNNLGTAYWNLAQYEQPEEFLPKAIEAYQNALKYRTPEVVPAASAATQNNLGTAYWHLANSSQSDPLMRQEYLRLCIMAYLSAIALAHGLATSTPQVVVSFDVFATYNNLGLAQYQVATDSQFSLESKQKSAHLDAALHHHLLALQGFSNQIRSVGTPVPLTDNYQAALNYVVRTIRTFYREEGIQGQSRALSKVPGQFLPEILPKL